Proteins from a single region of Trichocoleus desertorum ATA4-8-CV12:
- a CDS encoding HEAT repeat domain-containing protein, which produces MARLSYGPEVKKRSQQLLAVLLDYANDELDCDEVALDGLRSQIQVHWQTEQRLIVRTKVRFLEALTKLAATPLTGEQIKEALRRFEDFLELLEDNRPNRGGSETWHFTLTLWHPRRDRAVNLQRFEAEWEQRRSQRSKQVAQKTSTQNTDAAVVGANGDSPQADAWWQWCREVLEAQQYQRLTTNPLTVGDGVAFEVDEVYVPLGLVERKQQERRDIEVRADQGSKLYETEEGDTAQLVLEQFLEQLQQTGLAKRIAIAGEPGAGKTTLLQKIASWLLEQRALPIWISLADLQGATLEQYLLQDWLKAATRKVTVATELQEELGVQFNQRRVWLLLDAVDEMATEASSALAAIARQLRGWVADAHVILTCRLNVWDSGKNALETFTTYRNLTFSHGDAANTDQVGQFIERWFQSQPTLGDRLQVELDKLERRRIKDVVKNPLRLALLCRAWSLAQGALPNSKAALYQQFVETIYEWKQDRFPTSLAQRWQLNQALGQLALQALAQTNTKFRLSQSLVQQVFREQSLELLDLALNLGWLNQVGISTTSGEKVYAFYHPTFQEYFAAQAIADWRCFLPPTAPNSPVDLEASPLVCASQWREVILLWLGRSDISAIEKISFLQALTEWEDGCGGFYHYQAYFLAAAGLTEFPEYPDAESILTQLLRWRFGEFDSQQQTWQCYPFPMQEGARVALLQTDRTQAIAALEQFIQSTSDFFACWNAAYSLGKTFEQGNRVALATMTRLLKTLHSEPLRLQIGESLGKVDPGNPLAIATLTDLIATTKQDSLRRKAAYALGKLDSGNAIAATTLTNLIETATDISLRLQAAENLLQLDPSHAIANTFIQANQQPAPFPKRSRRAKPQVQRDPAQAIAALEQRLVVATDASTQRRLACQLGHLQPGHPQAIEVLLQLLQSQHSTTLYRRMGEDLREILLQEQLPMIVSTLKCFDPTIPSNLRAIPPKAKLSPQAQECYKLLWYCAQQLPYAAFYTAWQHPCSMQR; this is translated from the coding sequence ATGGCACGTCTAAGTTATGGCCCGGAAGTGAAGAAGCGATCGCAGCAGTTATTGGCGGTGTTGTTGGATTACGCCAATGATGAGTTGGACTGTGATGAGGTGGCTTTGGATGGGTTGCGATCGCAAATCCAGGTGCATTGGCAGACCGAACAGCGCCTAATTGTGCGGACGAAGGTGCGGTTTTTAGAGGCTTTGACCAAGCTGGCGGCGACTCCTTTGACGGGTGAACAGATTAAGGAAGCGTTGCGACGGTTTGAAGATTTTCTGGAATTGTTGGAGGATAATCGTCCAAATCGGGGTGGCTCGGAAACTTGGCATTTCACGTTGACGTTATGGCATCCTCGGCGCGATCGCGCAGTCAACTTGCAGCGCTTTGAGGCGGAGTGGGAACAGCGGCGATCGCAAAGGTCGAAGCAGGTAGCTCAGAAAACAAGTACTCAAAATACAGATGCAGCAGTTGTAGGGGCGAATGGCGATTCGCCTCAAGCAGATGCGTGGTGGCAGTGGTGCCGAGAAGTTTTAGAGGCGCAGCAGTATCAACGACTCACGACCAATCCGCTGACCGTGGGAGATGGAGTTGCATTTGAGGTAGATGAAGTATATGTACCGCTAGGGTTAGTGGAGCGTAAACAGCAGGAGCGGCGAGATATAGAGGTGAGGGCAGATCAAGGCTCGAAACTCTATGAGACGGAAGAGGGAGATACGGCTCAGTTGGTTCTAGAGCAATTTCTGGAACAGTTGCAGCAGACCGGATTGGCAAAACGGATTGCGATCGCCGGAGAACCAGGAGCGGGCAAAACCACATTGCTACAAAAGATCGCCAGTTGGTTGCTGGAACAACGAGCCTTACCAATTTGGATCTCCTTGGCAGATTTGCAAGGAGCCACCTTAGAGCAGTATCTACTACAAGATTGGTTGAAAGCAGCAACTCGCAAAGTTACGGTTGCAACAGAGTTACAAGAAGAATTAGGAGTGCAGTTCAATCAAAGGCGAGTGTGGCTGCTGCTGGATGCTGTCGATGAGATGGCAACGGAGGCAAGTTCTGCTTTGGCGGCGATCGCGAGGCAGTTGCGCGGTTGGGTTGCTGATGCCCATGTGATTCTCACCTGTCGCCTTAATGTTTGGGATAGTGGCAAAAATGCGCTAGAAACCTTTACCACTTATCGTAATCTCACGTTTAGTCATGGAGATGCTGCAAATACAGATCAGGTGGGACAATTTATTGAGCGTTGGTTTCAGTCGCAGCCCACATTGGGCGATCGCTTGCAGGTAGAACTCGACAAGCTGGAGCGCCGACGAATCAAGGATGTGGTAAAAAATCCGTTGCGATTAGCTTTGCTCTGTCGTGCTTGGTCGCTGGCTCAGGGTGCTCTACCCAACTCGAAAGCGGCGTTATATCAACAGTTTGTCGAGACTATCTACGAGTGGAAGCAAGACCGCTTTCCTACCAGCTTGGCTCAACGCTGGCAACTGAATCAAGCTTTGGGGCAGCTAGCTTTGCAGGCGTTGGCGCAAACAAACACTAAGTTTCGCTTATCCCAGTCGTTAGTGCAGCAAGTCTTTAGAGAACAATCCCTGGAGTTGCTAGATCTCGCCCTCAATTTAGGCTGGCTAAATCAAGTCGGTATCTCTACTACATCTGGAGAAAAGGTCTACGCCTTTTATCACCCGACGTTTCAGGAGTATTTTGCCGCCCAAGCGATCGCTGATTGGCGTTGCTTTCTCCCTCCAACTGCTCCTAACTCACCGGTGGATCTAGAGGCATCTCCGCTCGTCTGTGCCTCCCAATGGCGAGAGGTGATCTTGCTGTGGTTAGGACGCTCCGATATATCTGCTATAGAAAAGATCTCTTTTCTTCAAGCTCTAACGGAGTGGGAAGATGGCTGTGGCGGGTTCTATCACTATCAAGCTTATTTTCTCGCAGCCGCAGGTTTGACCGAGTTTCCGGAATATCCTGATGCAGAATCTATCTTGACTCAGTTACTGCGCTGGCGGTTTGGTGAGTTCGATTCTCAGCAGCAAACTTGGCAATGCTATCCATTTCCAATGCAAGAGGGAGCGAGAGTGGCGCTGCTACAAACTGACCGCACCCAAGCGATCGCGGCGTTAGAACAATTTATTCAATCTACCTCTGATTTCTTTGCCTGTTGGAATGCGGCCTACAGTTTGGGCAAAACCTTTGAGCAGGGGAATCGGGTGGCGCTCGCGACGATGACTCGCCTCCTGAAGACGCTACATAGCGAACCGTTGCGGCTGCAAATTGGTGAGAGCTTAGGCAAAGTTGACCCTGGTAATCCGCTGGCGATCGCGACCTTGACAGACCTCATTGCTACTACCAAACAAGACTCGTTGCGTCGGAAAGCTGCTTATGCTTTGGGCAAGCTTGACTCAGGGAATGCGATCGCCGCCACAACTTTAACCAACTTGATCGAAACGGCTACAGACATCTCTTTACGCCTGCAAGCCGCAGAGAATTTATTGCAGCTTGATCCCAGCCATGCGATCGCTAACACGTTCATCCAAGCGAATCAGCAGCCCGCTCCCTTCCCAAAACGTTCCCGACGCGCTAAACCTCAAGTTCAACGAGATCCCGCTCAGGCGATCGCGGCTTTGGAACAGCGTTTGGTAGTTGCGACGGATGCTTCCACCCAGCGACGACTAGCTTGCCAATTGGGGCACCTACAGCCAGGACATCCTCAAGCAATTGAGGTCTTGCTCCAACTGTTGCAGTCTCAACACTCCACAACTCTCTATCGCCGCATGGGTGAGGACTTGAGGGAAATTCTGCTTCAGGAACAGTTACCGATGATTGTTTCTACCCTGAAATGCTTTGACCCTACGATTCCATCAAATCTGAGAGCTATTCCTCCCAAAGCCAAGCTTTCTCCTCAAGCGCAAGAGTGCTACAAGTTGCTTTGGTATTGTGCTCAGCAATTACCCTACGCCGCTTTTTACACGGCTTGGCAGCATCCCTGCTCTATGCAGAGGTAG
- a CDS encoding Uma2 family endonuclease → MATVTSQPLTLEEFLQLPETEPASEYINGAIIQKSIPKGRHSRLQGKIGAAVNQTAEEQQIAYAFPELRCSFGGRSLVPDLAVFQWQHIPFTTNAEVPDNFELPPDWTIEILSPEQKANKVIGNILHCLEYGCRLGWFVDPDDLSILIFLPKQQPSLLQEEDVLPVLPEIDLALTVEQVFGWLKMGI, encoded by the coding sequence ATGGCTACGGTAACGTCTCAACCCCTTACCCTAGAGGAATTTTTGCAGCTTCCAGAAACAGAACCTGCTAGCGAATACATCAACGGTGCCATTATTCAAAAATCCATACCTAAAGGGAGACACAGTCGTCTGCAAGGTAAAATTGGTGCTGCTGTAAATCAAACGGCAGAGGAGCAGCAAATAGCCTACGCATTCCCAGAGTTACGTTGTAGTTTTGGCGGGCGATCGCTTGTACCGGATCTAGCGGTTTTCCAGTGGCAGCATATACCATTCACTACGAACGCTGAAGTGCCTGATAATTTTGAGCTACCACCAGATTGGACAATTGAAATTCTGTCGCCTGAGCAAAAAGCCAATAAAGTCATTGGCAATATTCTTCATTGTTTGGAGTATGGCTGTCGTTTAGGCTGGTTTGTTGACCCCGACGACCTGAGTATCTTGATCTTTTTACCAAAGCAACAGCCTTCTCTACTTCAAGAAGAGGATGTTTTGCCTGTATTACCAGAGATTGATCTAGCCTTAACAGTAGAGCAAGTTTTTGGTTGGCTCAAGATGGGGATCTAG
- a CDS encoding TROVE domain-containing protein translates to MNYQFFVQNKTRTPQTQPIPGRATEMIQGRSGGYMFQAGLWQTLRRCLLIGTAQSTYYAGKQELTNEFVDVLEQAIAENPERVAAEIVYASDGRAINNSAPIFALVLLSMGEAPEAKQAFQKIFPQVVRTGSHFYEWLNYTKSVRGFGKIVRAAGQRWLARENVKELAYQLLKYQQRQGFSHRDALRLFHVKPPTEEHNQLFQWVTQGWENLPHQAPSEALGQIWWYEWLKRHPEQAHEAIAKGRLTHEMAAPVGKMDKQAWQLLFNDMPIGAMLRNLGSLTELGVLRFDHRKNLDKVERALNSREHLRKGRIHPIDVLKALKTYQSGGKLGRSQKTWEPIPRIVDILEKALELSFDVLQPTGKVFLHAIDVSGSMSYYSVSSIGLTCCEIATTMALATAKAEKNYVIRGFAENFRDLNISAQDSFSSAIAKANSQNFGGTDASVAYDWMIQHKFKADVVCFWTDCESWAGQRHPSQALAEYRRKVNPNVKAVYISLAPYQISLVDPKDPLSWDLAGFDPGAPRLIQMLATGEL, encoded by the coding sequence ATGAATTACCAATTTTTTGTCCAAAACAAAACTCGCACCCCTCAAACTCAACCTATCCCTGGACGCGCAACGGAAATGATCCAGGGACGTTCTGGGGGCTACATGTTCCAGGCAGGGTTGTGGCAAACTCTGCGACGCTGCTTGCTGATTGGCACTGCCCAGAGCACTTACTACGCCGGAAAGCAAGAACTGACGAACGAGTTTGTGGATGTCTTAGAGCAGGCGATCGCAGAGAATCCGGAGCGAGTTGCGGCTGAGATTGTCTATGCTTCGGATGGTCGTGCCATCAACAACAGTGCGCCGATCTTTGCCTTAGTGCTGCTCTCGATGGGGGAAGCCCCGGAAGCGAAACAAGCTTTTCAAAAAATCTTTCCGCAAGTGGTGCGGACGGGTAGCCATTTCTATGAGTGGCTGAACTATACCAAGTCAGTGCGAGGATTCGGCAAAATTGTCCGAGCCGCAGGTCAACGGTGGTTAGCACGAGAGAACGTCAAAGAATTGGCGTACCAATTGCTTAAATATCAACAGCGCCAGGGTTTCTCTCACCGAGATGCGTTGCGGCTGTTCCACGTTAAGCCTCCCACAGAGGAACATAACCAGTTGTTTCAGTGGGTGACTCAAGGTTGGGAGAACCTACCTCACCAGGCTCCTTCAGAGGCTCTAGGGCAAATCTGGTGGTACGAGTGGCTAAAGCGGCACCCAGAGCAAGCTCATGAGGCGATCGCGAAAGGCCGCTTAACTCACGAAATGGCTGCACCTGTGGGCAAAATGGACAAGCAGGCTTGGCAACTCTTGTTCAATGACATGCCAATTGGAGCCATGTTGCGAAACCTGGGTTCCTTGACAGAGCTAGGCGTTCTTCGATTTGACCACCGCAAAAACCTAGACAAAGTAGAGAGAGCTCTCAACAGTCGAGAGCATCTCCGTAAGGGTCGCATTCACCCCATTGATGTCCTCAAAGCGCTGAAAACTTACCAATCGGGCGGTAAATTAGGCCGTAGCCAGAAGACTTGGGAACCCATCCCACGCATTGTAGACATTTTAGAAAAGGCGTTAGAACTCTCCTTTGATGTGCTGCAACCTACTGGGAAAGTGTTTCTCCATGCGATCGATGTTTCTGGCTCTATGTCTTACTACAGTGTGAGTTCTATCGGCTTAACCTGTTGTGAGATTGCTACCACAATGGCGCTTGCTACTGCCAAAGCTGAGAAGAACTATGTGATTCGAGGATTTGCGGAGAATTTTCGAGATCTCAATATTTCTGCTCAAGATTCCTTCAGTTCCGCGATCGCCAAAGCCAACAGCCAGAACTTTGGTGGCACCGACGCTTCTGTGGCCTACGATTGGATGATTCAGCACAAGTTCAAAGCGGATGTCGTTTGCTTCTGGACGGATTGCGAAAGCTGGGCAGGACAACGGCACCCTAGCCAAGCGCTAGCAGAATATCGCCGCAAGGTGAACCCTAACGTGAAGGCGGTGTATATCAGCTTGGCCCCCTACCAAATTTCCTTGGTTGACCCTAAAGATCCGTTGTCTTGGGATCTAGCAGGTTTTGACCCCGGTGCGCCTCGCCTGATTCAAATGCTAGCAACGGGTGAATTGTAA
- a CDS encoding DEAD/DEAH box helicase: protein MHILHGTWIPEETTGFVQSGGFYLWIETTETLRRRKTVPLLHLNHLPQEKLAKFLTEALGIKPATYQKLETAIAPKYFLLPTVEDQPCPSPELARYLELEPPEQWQWQYWQVDCYRPTAYVKTSTYSHASVTNVIKLLNELHFIALHNLAEIQLGADLLFWYHYTQFFKQIILHDQYIPALKYRSLTPAPTPTAPSAKAKRKTTASTTAKTTKGKRQTKTETAKAGTAPKEFEIYQGWEILSARYEAELERYVELMPFICVAGCSEPQKPPQLYDKTTLLRHFSEVLLAEIVTHTPTSTAFEKQINDTLLGSCLHPGHPWQYPEGLTQYQQWKTWRDRIGRSQADLPFHLCFQLQSPAKPEDAWTLEFQVASRQDPSVQIPLQDYWRLRTNRHKALIQQFGEDFEQHLLIHLGYAARIYPQLWTGLETDQPVGISLTIAEASAFLQESAWVLEAAGYKVRVPAWWTPQGWRRTKLRMKAQGRTLGGDDKSKTYFSFETLVDYRYELSIDGKPVSEQEWQELVDTKASLVQFRGQWMQLDQDKMQQMLEFWKKHQHERPELSLVDFMKLSGGSEDGIELEVDHDETLAEMLSKLNDKSHLEILPDPKTLQGTLRTYQKRGLAWLHYLETLGLNGCLADDMGMGKSLQVIARLVQEREQVPKKSKKSVTISPTLLIAPTSVVGNWQKEIEKFAPHLRSLVHHGSDRLQKKEEFQAAIANCDVVITSYTLVRKDITLLSEVEWRRIVIDEAQNIKNPKTAQTKAIYKLPGQYRLALTGTPVENRLLDLWSIFNFLNPGYLGKESQFRQSFEIPIQKNNDVMRSATLKKLVEPFILRRVKTDPSIIQDLPDKMEQKLYCNLTKEQASLYEATVKDVEKQLQAAAGIQRKGLILATLIKLKQICNHPMQFLQDGSDFTPERSHKLERLTEMTQEAIAEGESLLVFTQFSEIGEALEKYLKHTLRCNTYYLHGGTPRPKREQMITEFQDPNTEPSVFVLSLKAGGVGITLTKANHVFHFDRWWNPAVEDQATDRAFRIGQKKNVFVHKFVAIGTLEERIDQMIEDKKKLVGAIVGADESWLTELDNEAFKQLISLNRSAVLD from the coding sequence ATGCATATTCTTCATGGCACTTGGATTCCAGAAGAGACAACGGGTTTTGTCCAGAGTGGTGGATTTTATCTGTGGATTGAAACCACAGAAACGCTGCGACGGCGTAAGACAGTCCCTCTCCTCCACTTAAATCATTTGCCCCAAGAGAAACTAGCGAAATTTCTCACCGAAGCTCTTGGCATCAAGCCTGCTACTTATCAAAAACTCGAAACCGCGATCGCGCCAAAATATTTTTTGTTGCCGACCGTAGAAGATCAACCTTGCCCTTCTCCAGAACTAGCCCGCTATCTGGAACTGGAGCCACCCGAACAATGGCAGTGGCAATACTGGCAAGTCGATTGCTACCGTCCCACAGCCTATGTCAAAACTAGCACTTACAGCCATGCCTCTGTCACGAATGTCATTAAGCTGCTGAATGAGCTACATTTCATCGCTTTGCACAATTTGGCTGAGATTCAGTTGGGCGCAGATCTCCTATTTTGGTATCACTACACCCAATTCTTTAAACAAATCATTCTGCACGATCAATACATTCCAGCCCTAAAGTATCGATCGCTCACTCCAGCACCGACTCCCACCGCGCCCTCTGCTAAAGCAAAACGCAAAACCACAGCTTCAACCACCGCCAAGACCACCAAGGGTAAGCGCCAGACCAAAACCGAGACAGCAAAAGCAGGAACAGCCCCCAAAGAGTTTGAAATTTATCAAGGCTGGGAAATCCTTTCAGCTCGGTATGAAGCGGAATTAGAGCGATATGTAGAACTGATGCCCTTCATTTGTGTAGCAGGTTGCTCGGAGCCGCAAAAGCCACCGCAACTCTACGATAAAACAACTTTGCTGCGTCATTTTTCGGAGGTATTGCTAGCCGAAATTGTCACTCATACCCCCACCTCCACTGCCTTTGAGAAACAGATTAACGATACTTTGTTGGGGAGTTGCTTACATCCCGGACATCCTTGGCAATATCCGGAAGGGTTAACCCAATATCAGCAGTGGAAAACCTGGCGCGATCGCATTGGCCGCAGTCAAGCTGATCTCCCCTTTCATTTATGTTTTCAGCTCCAATCGCCTGCCAAACCAGAAGATGCTTGGACGCTGGAGTTTCAGGTAGCTTCACGGCAAGATCCCTCAGTGCAGATCCCCTTACAGGACTACTGGCGGCTCCGCACCAATCGCCACAAAGCTCTGATTCAACAGTTTGGAGAAGATTTTGAGCAACATTTGCTGATTCATCTGGGTTATGCTGCGCGGATCTATCCTCAGCTCTGGACTGGCCTAGAAACTGATCAGCCTGTTGGGATCTCTCTGACGATCGCCGAAGCTTCTGCCTTTTTGCAAGAATCAGCCTGGGTCTTGGAAGCAGCGGGTTATAAAGTCAGGGTGCCTGCTTGGTGGACTCCTCAAGGCTGGCGGCGAACCAAGCTGCGGATGAAAGCGCAAGGCCGCACCTTGGGCGGAGACGACAAAAGTAAAACTTACTTCTCCTTTGAAACCCTAGTAGATTACCGCTACGAGTTGTCAATTGATGGCAAGCCCGTGAGCGAACAAGAGTGGCAAGAGTTGGTCGATACCAAAGCTTCCTTGGTGCAGTTTCGCGGTCAATGGATGCAGCTCGACCAAGACAAAATGCAGCAAATGTTGGAGTTTTGGAAAAAACATCAGCACGAGCGGCCAGAGCTGAGTTTGGTTGATTTTATGAAGCTGTCTGGAGGCAGCGAGGATGGCATTGAGCTAGAAGTCGATCACGACGAGACTTTGGCCGAGATGCTGAGTAAACTGAATGACAAAAGTCATCTAGAAATATTGCCCGATCCCAAAACACTCCAGGGAACCTTACGCACCTATCAAAAACGTGGCCTAGCTTGGCTGCACTATCTCGAAACGCTGGGCCTGAATGGTTGCCTCGCGGATGATATGGGCATGGGCAAGTCGTTACAGGTGATTGCTCGCTTGGTGCAAGAGCGGGAACAGGTGCCCAAGAAATCCAAAAAATCAGTAACTATCTCACCCACGTTGTTGATTGCGCCGACTTCAGTGGTGGGTAACTGGCAAAAGGAGATCGAGAAATTCGCCCCACATCTGCGATCGCTCGTCCATCATGGTAGCGATCGCCTCCAGAAAAAAGAGGAGTTTCAAGCCGCGATCGCCAACTGTGATGTCGTCATCACCTCCTACACCTTGGTTCGCAAAGATATCACTCTGCTCTCAGAAGTAGAGTGGCGACGGATCGTGATTGATGAAGCCCAAAACATTAAAAATCCCAAAACAGCTCAAACTAAAGCCATCTACAAGCTACCAGGGCAATATCGGCTGGCGCTCACAGGCACTCCGGTCGAAAACCGCTTACTTGATCTATGGTCCATTTTCAACTTCCTTAATCCGGGTTATCTAGGTAAGGAGTCGCAGTTTCGCCAATCCTTTGAAATCCCGATTCAGAAAAATAATGATGTCATGCGCTCTGCCACGCTCAAAAAATTGGTGGAGCCGTTCATTCTCCGTCGCGTCAAAACCGATCCCAGCATCATTCAAGATCTACCTGACAAGATGGAGCAAAAGCTCTACTGCAACCTCACCAAAGAACAAGCGTCTCTCTACGAAGCTACCGTGAAAGATGTGGAGAAGCAATTACAAGCAGCAGCAGGCATTCAGCGTAAGGGCTTGATTCTCGCTACTCTGATAAAACTGAAGCAAATCTGTAACCATCCCATGCAGTTTTTGCAGGATGGCAGTGACTTTACCCCAGAGCGATCGCACAAGTTAGAGCGCTTAACGGAGATGACCCAAGAAGCGATCGCGGAAGGAGAAAGCCTACTCGTATTTACCCAATTTTCCGAAATTGGCGAAGCGCTAGAGAAGTACCTGAAACATACGCTGCGCTGCAACACCTACTATCTCCACGGCGGCACCCCTCGCCCCAAACGAGAACAGATGATTACCGAGTTCCAAGACCCCAATACTGAACCTTCAGTTTTTGTGTTGTCGTTGAAAGCAGGTGGTGTGGGCATTACCCTGACCAAAGCCAACCATGTGTTTCATTTCGATCGCTGGTGGAATCCGGCGGTAGAAGACCAAGCCACCGATCGCGCCTTCCGGATTGGTCAAAAGAAGAATGTTTTTGTGCATAAGTTTGTCGCAATTGGCACCTTGGAAGAACGGATTGACCAGATGATTGAGGATAAAAAGAAACTGGTCGGCGCGATCGTGGGAGCGGATGAATCTTGGCTGACAGAACTCGACAATGAAGCCTTTAAGCAATTAATTTCTTTGAATCGCAGTGCTGTGTTGGATTAA
- a CDS encoding SWIM zinc finger family protein, protein MKKLSKTWWGNRFIQALEMFSDPGRLSRGRSYANSNRIRQLDIIDSVIRAEVRGNVNPYFGVYKEPIYQIEIAIHPISQAQWAAAIAYIASKASFISKLLLNEMPDNIEDAFQTLGLHLLPKAKLDFETRCSCPDWGNPCKHVAGVYYRVAGELDRDPFLLFELRGLPRKQLHAELAKSPLGQALIAELNAEASTPAPVTSYYTRPQLTALPEEINPKTFWQGNKPFPKNIEVLPPSAVSGILVKKQGDSPAFWQKDNSFIAAIDELYERVKTKNRDLL, encoded by the coding sequence ATGAAAAAACTCTCGAAAACCTGGTGGGGCAATCGGTTTATTCAAGCCTTAGAAATGTTTAGTGATCCGGGGCGTTTGAGTCGGGGCCGTTCCTACGCCAACAGCAACCGTATCCGTCAACTAGACATCATTGACTCCGTGATTCGGGCAGAAGTTCGAGGCAACGTCAATCCTTACTTTGGGGTTTACAAGGAGCCAATCTATCAAATTGAGATTGCCATTCATCCGATTAGTCAGGCGCAATGGGCGGCAGCGATCGCTTACATTGCTTCCAAAGCTAGTTTTATCTCGAAACTGCTGCTGAATGAGATGCCAGACAACATTGAGGATGCCTTTCAGACCTTGGGCTTGCATCTACTACCGAAAGCAAAATTAGATTTTGAAACTCGCTGCTCCTGCCCAGATTGGGGCAATCCTTGTAAACATGTGGCTGGAGTTTACTATCGCGTCGCTGGAGAACTCGATCGCGATCCCTTTCTCCTGTTTGAGTTACGGGGGCTACCCAGGAAACAACTACATGCAGAGCTAGCCAAATCACCCCTAGGCCAAGCCCTGATCGCAGAACTCAATGCCGAAGCCAGCACTCCCGCACCCGTCACTTCCTATTACACCCGCCCTCAGCTTACGGCACTTCCTGAGGAGATCAATCCCAAAACCTTTTGGCAGGGAAACAAACCATTCCCTAAAAATATTGAAGTGCTACCACCCAGTGCCGTTTCTGGAATTTTGGTCAAGAAACAAGGAGATTCTCCCGCCTTTTGGCAAAAGGATAACTCATTTATTGCCGCGATCGATGAGTTATATGAGCGCGTGAAGACAAAAAATCGTGACTTGCTATAA
- a CDS encoding FAD-dependent oxidoreductase: protein MVNQEYDVVVIGGGVAGAALLYSLATFTDLKKVALLEKYPSVASVNSKATNNSQTIHCGDIETNYTLEKAIKVRRSAQMLVRYGSQLPPALRDQIIYQFPKMVLGVGSQECEFLRQRYEVFKPHFSGMELLEKSRIAEIEPRVVQVNGSDRPEELVAIAILGEYTAINYGALAQSFVEQAQAVTDKTVDLKLGHPVQSIEQVGSNYQVTTAEGTVTARFVVVSAGGHSLLFAHRMGIGLEYSCLPVAGNFYFTPEVLNGKVYTVQNDKLPFAAIHGDPDITMPGKTRFGPTALPLPLLERNNLKTLVDYLEVLRLDGTVASVLGDLLKVKDIRNYIFKNIAFEVPVVNRRLFLQDARKIVPSLQLEDLEFAHGIGGIRPQLIDRTQRKLILGQAEIDPGEGIRFNITPSPGATTCLGNAEQDLLRIQQHLGCHFDRSWFEAESEVGVIN, encoded by the coding sequence ATGGTCAATCAGGAATACGATGTTGTGGTAATTGGGGGTGGGGTAGCGGGAGCAGCCCTGCTCTACTCTTTGGCAACTTTTACAGATTTGAAGAAGGTGGCACTTCTGGAAAAGTATCCTAGCGTTGCCTCAGTCAACTCAAAAGCCACAAATAATAGTCAGACAATCCATTGCGGCGACATTGAGACGAACTACACGCTAGAAAAAGCGATAAAGGTACGGCGATCGGCTCAGATGCTGGTTCGCTATGGTTCTCAGTTGCCGCCTGCACTGCGGGACCAAATTATCTATCAGTTTCCTAAGATGGTCTTAGGGGTTGGCTCCCAAGAGTGTGAATTCTTGCGGCAGCGCTATGAGGTGTTTAAGCCCCATTTCAGCGGCATGGAACTGCTAGAAAAATCCCGAATTGCGGAAATTGAGCCTAGGGTCGTGCAGGTGAATGGCAGCGATCGCCCGGAAGAGTTAGTTGCGATCGCCATTCTGGGAGAATACACCGCGATCAACTATGGAGCTTTGGCTCAGTCTTTTGTGGAGCAAGCTCAAGCTGTAACGGATAAAACCGTTGATCTGAAGTTGGGCCACCCCGTTCAAAGCATTGAGCAGGTTGGATCTAATTACCAAGTCACCACTGCTGAGGGCACAGTAACTGCTCGCTTTGTAGTGGTCTCGGCAGGGGGTCACAGCCTCCTATTTGCCCACCGCATGGGCATCGGCTTGGAATATTCCTGTTTGCCAGTCGCAGGAAACTTCTACTTCACACCAGAGGTGCTGAACGGCAAGGTTTACACTGTCCAAAATGATAAGCTCCCCTTCGCGGCAATTCATGGTGATCCGGATATCACCATGCCTGGTAAGACGCGCTTTGGCCCAACGGCACTACCACTGCCCTTGCTAGAGCGAAACAACCTCAAAACCTTGGTAGATTATCTAGAGGTGTTGCGGCTCGACGGAACTGTGGCTAGTGTTCTAGGTGATCTGTTGAAGGTGAAAGATATCCGTAACTACATCTTCAAAAACATAGCTTTTGAGGTGCCCGTAGTGAATCGGCGCTTGTTCTTGCAAGATGCTCGTAAAATCGTGCCCTCATTACAGTTAGAAGACCTAGAATTCGCCCACGGGATCGGGGGGATTCGGCCTCAACTGATCGATCGCACTCAGCGAAAGCTGATTTTAGGGCAAGCAGAGATTGATCCAGGAGAGGGTATCCGTTTTAATATCACACCTTCCCCCGGAGCTACTACTTGCCTAGGAAATGCTGAACAAGATCTCCTGCGGATTCAACAGCATTTAGGATGCCACTTCGATCGCTCCTGGTTTGAGGCAGAATCAGAAGTGGGGGTGATCAATTAG